The Papaver somniferum cultivar HN1 chromosome 3, ASM357369v1, whole genome shotgun sequence genome includes a region encoding these proteins:
- the LOC113359687 gene encoding uncharacterized protein LOC113359687, which produces MSLLQWKNYDVVMCKFFPASLEGEAKIWFYTLPDESIGNCGVLVETFLETYMHNNISRPRVNKLFTLARRFREPLRSLTDRWRKLCTDIGKVPVDQQIFGFENSLGKSDPIWIAMYTEKPQILREMGKMQEHYIALEEIQEGAQDRGVQEASASVEPVPQEDPKRSEKRPMAPHQGSGKKEWVEKGKKPRHEPRTYTPLNAPLEEIFKEVEKRKDIRYPKTKGIQFDETRNHPEFCHYHQYRGHSTNNCREVKDIVQHLIQDGYLRNFVKTASTSTQQPDALVHQVRIDQGTQFTCNTISHSTTQRFDLGGSITSRICKRDRAGKEILSVAKILPMEPWMM; this is translated from the coding sequence ATGTCCCTACTACAATGGAAGAACTATGACGTGGTTATGTGTAAGTTTTTCCCAGCAAGCCTAGAAGGCGAGGCGAAGATCTGGTTCTATACTTTGCCCGATGAGTCCATTGGAAATTGTGGCGTCCTAGTGGAAACATTTCTCGAAACATACATGCATAACAACATTTCTCGCCCAAGGGTGAACAAACTGTTCACACTGGCACGAAGGTTCAGGGAACCTTTAAGATCTCTAACGGACAGATGGAGGAAGCTGTGCACCGATATCGGAAAAGTACCAGTCGACCAACAGATTTTCGGATTCGAAAATTCATTAGGAAAATCCGACCCTATTTGGATAGCTATGTATACTGAGAAACCGCAAATCCTAAGGGAGATGGGAAAGATGCAAGAGCATTATATCGCCTTAGAGGAGATACAAGAGGGAGCGCAGGATAGAGGAGTACAAGAAGCGAGTGCGTCGGTGGAACCTGTTCCTCAAGAAGACCCAAAACGATCAGAGAAAAGGCCGATGGCACCACATCAAGGCTCGGGCAAGAAGGAATGGGTTGAGAAAGGAAAGAAACCTCGTCATGAACCAAGGACGTACACGCCTCTGAATGCACCATTAGAGGAAATATTCAAGGAAGTAGAAAAGCGAAAAGACATCAGATACCCAAAGACGAAGGGAATCCAGTTTGACGAGACAAGAAACCATCCCGAGTTTTGCCATTACCACCAGTACCGAGGCCACTCGACTAACAACTGTCGGGAGGTAAAGGACATTGTTCAACATTTGATCCAAGATGGCTACttacgaaattttgttaagacaGCGTCGACATCGACCCAACAACCCGATGCTCTCGTACATCAAGTGAGGATCGACCAAGGGACTCAGTTCACCTGCAACACCATTTCACACTCGACGACCCAAAGATTCGACTTAGGGGGCAGTATCACTTCTAGAATCTGCAAGAGGGATCGGGCGGGAAAAGAGATCCTTAGTGTAGCCAAAATTTTGCCTATGGAACCCTGGATGATGTAG
- the LOC113359688 gene encoding uncharacterized protein LOC113359688, with translation MDSGSSVEVLFYDTFKRMEISDDVLIPSTYRIYGFNGTVTMPKGEGTLRVSDGQGYLDTLTTFCVVDVVSPYEAILGRPWIAGIKCVPSAYHHKLRFPSYRGVVEVLGDPQATRQCMQLDIQQNEERRSRQRREKNKAKEAKAAEELEKVLSQAIATYETGEKEVL, from the coding sequence ATGGACAGTGGGAGCTCAGTCGAGGTCCTATTTTACGACACGTTCAAGAGGATGGAGATATCAGATGACGTTCTGATCCCTTCAACTTATCGGATCTACGGCTTCAACGGTACAGTGACAATGCCAAAGGGGGAGGGCACTCTCAGAGTCTCGGACGGACAGGGATACTTGGACACACTTACCACCTTTTGTGTAGTGGATGTCGTATCTCCCTATGAGGCTATCCTTGGAAGACCTTGGATCGCGGGTATCAAATGTGTGCCATCGGCATACCATCATAAGTTAAGGTTCCCATCTTACCGAGGGGTTGTGGAAGTACTGGGCGATCCACAGGCTACAAGACAATGTATGCAGCtggatattcaacaaaatgaggaAAGGCGATCAAGACAGCGCCGAGAAAAGAACAAAGCTAAGGAGGCTAAAGCAGCGGAGGAGTTAGAGAAGGTACTCTCACAAGCCATTGCGACCTATGAAACAGGCGAGAAAGAAGTTTTATAG